The Capsicum annuum cultivar UCD-10X-F1 chromosome 1, UCD10Xv1.1, whole genome shotgun sequence sequence attgcgatttataataatttttacgtaattatcaaacaatatatttactccttgtgtcccaatttatgtgactacgatacaattttgagaatcaactaaaatttttatatatttttaaaatattttaagttgttaattattatgatttgcagtactttttattttatctcaatttatgtggcattgctaaaataatgagatgCTAAattaatgagagtcaataaaatttctatatgtcttttaaatattttaagttattaattattgcgattcgtggtaacaaattagttttgaacatgatagtcaattaaataaataatttttttctatttctaatatgtagttatagttaattaatataaattaatagaatatattaaatatttaaatcattatgacgaaacaataaaattttatatattgtggcatggtatgtaattaaatGGGAGAGGAGGATTTTTTTCGGTAATTGcatgagaggtggtcgaaaccacctctctaatataatagaaaagaaaaatagaaatattataattttttatacatTATTCATAAAtgcaatataaatatttgttacattttatattttaatcgtGATTTAATTTTAGTCGTAATACATTCAATCATATGTCTTCATCCAGTTGACAGTACCTTATGAGATTTGAAATGAATTTCGcgctttgaatgacaaatgatactaattttgaatattatcttgttgtatattgaaatttacagTTAAGATTCATTAGACTATagacaatcactaattttaactttctttttgaaccttgtCAATCAAAAAGTTTATGTGTTACCTTTTGCGgggtttatcatattattttgttaaatgtagtttttataaaaatatttagaagcGTTCATATGATGTTATTCATGGCTTTGCCGGAATATAACACTCAATTGACATCTTATTTTCAAGGTTGAAATATAACACTCgattgacatctcatatgttagattgaatttgttttttttttaaatcttcaacttttattattagctaaagttataaaccgaactaaaccgacaagaaccaaactgatggttatttttttgtttggtttgatttgattttagaaatttaaaaattgactaagtttgtttgattatgattttgatcaaTAATCGActcaaaccgacccatgaacacccctattGACAGTGATATAGCCTGTTAACAACATTCCCAATAAAATTCCACAAGTGAAGTATGTGGAGAGTAAAGTGTATGAAGATATTACCAATACCTCGCGGAGGTGGAGAGGCTATGTTCGAAATACAGTTGATGGTGATATATCAAAATGCCCTTATATCTATCCTAAATTACGAAACTGCCACTAGATTACACCATTAATCAACCACCATAACAGAACAAACACCATCACCAAAAAATGAACTACTCAATAATCCTCCTCTTCTCCTTCCATGTAATTACAATCCTATCCATGTCCTTTTTCGTCATTTCACTCCGTACCGGATTACTCCCCTCCGACCCATGTACCCACCAACAACCCGACCCGCAAAAACTCCGACCCGATCAAATGACCGTACTAATCAACGGCTACTCCGTTCACCGTCTCCCTCTCCTCCACTCGATCGCCGCCACTTACGCCGCCGCTTCCTCCGTCTCCGCCGTCATCATCCTCTGGTCTAACCCTACAACTCCGCCGTATCTCCTCACCAATCTCACCTCCTCCGCCGCTCCGATCACCGTACTCCGGCAACCTTCATCAAGCTTAAACCTCCGTTTCTATCCACAACAAACAATCACTACACGCGCCGTACTCATCGCCGACGATGATATCCAACCCGATCCGGACTCGATCAACTTCGCGTTCAACGTGTGGAGATCGAATCCGGATCGGGTCATCGGTCCGTTCGTCAGGGCGCACGGGTACGACCTGACGAATAAGTCGTGGATGTACACAATGGACCACGATAAGTACTCTATCGTGCTGACAAAACTTATGGTTCTTAGTTCTAACTACCTTTAtaaatacacgtgcaacgcacagTACACGCAATTAAAACTCGAGGTAGAAAAAAGGAACAATTGTgaagatattttgatgaattttgtcGTAGCGAATGAGGTGAATAAGGGTCCGATTTTGGTGGGCACGAAGAAGGGGGTTAGGGATTGGGGAGATGCGAGGAACGAAGGCGAAGGAAGGGAGGAGAGGGAAGTAGGGTTAAGTAGTAGGAAAGGGGAACATAGGAAGAGGAGAGGAGAATGTATTGGCGAGTTTCATCGGTTAATGGGGAAGATGCCGTTGAGGTATGGCTACGGAAAAGTGATGGATGATATCGGAGAACAAGGGCTTTGTGAGAAAGGTGGTAAGTTGGTGTTTTGTGATAGACAGAGTTTCAaatgattttgtaattttttaattttcatgtcaatttataaATCGATAAtcttttaaatttgtataaaacaTAGTTTCATAATTACTAGATATAGCTACAATCTTAATTTTACATCATATTGATGAATTTTGTCGTAGCGAATGAGGTGAATAAGGGTCCAATTTTGGTGGCgtgaaggggggggggggggggggggggggggggggagatgcGAGGAATGAAGGCGAAGGAAGGGAGGAGAGGGAAGTAGGGTTGAGTAGTAGAAAACCGGAGCATAGGAAGAGGAGGGGAGAATGTATTGGTGAGTTTCATCGGTTGCTGGGGAAGATGTCGTTGAGGTATGGCTACAGAAAAAGTGATGGATGATATCGGAGAACAAGGGCTTTGTGAGAAAGGTGGTAAGTTGGTGTTTTGTGATAGACAGAGTTTCAaatgattttgtaattttttaattttcatgtcaatttataaATCGATAAtcttttaaatttgtataaaacaTGGTTTCATAATTACTAGATATAGCTACAATCTTAATTTTACATCATATTGATGAATTTTGTCGTAGCGAATGAGGTGAATAAGGGTCCAATTTTGGTGGCGtgaagaggggggggggggggggggggattggggggagggggggggtgaggggggggggaggggggggggaggGATTGAGGAGATGCGAGGAATGAAGGCGAAGGAAGGGAGGAGAGGGAAGTAGGGTTGAGTAGTAGAAAATCGGAGCATACGAAGAGGAGGGGAGAATGTATTGGTGAGTTTCATCGGTTGCTGGGGAAGATGTCGTTGAGGTATGGCTATAGAAAAAGTGATGGATGATATCGGAGAATTCTCTGAGAAAGGTGGTAAGTTGGTGTATTGTGATTGACAGATTTTCAAATGAtcgtaattttttaattttcatttcattttagcTCGGTTTGATAAATCGATAATCTTTCAAATTTGCATAAAAGATAGTTTCATGAAATTACTAGATATGGCTACACTTCAAATTCTATATCATAATGATGAATTTTGTTATAGCGAATGACGTGAATAAGGGTTCGATTTTGGTGGGCGCGGGAGGGGGGTGAGGGATTAGGGAGATGCGAGGAATGAAGGCGGAGGAAGGGAGGAGAGGGAAGTAGGGTTGAGTAGTAGAAAAGCGGAACATAGGAAGAGGAGAGGAGAATGTATTGACTAGTTTCATCGGTTACTAGGGAAGATGTCATTGAGGTATAGCTACGAGAAAGTGATGGATTATATCGGAGAACAAGGACTATGCAGGAAAGGTGGTAGGTTGGTGTATTGTGATAGACAGATTTTCAAATGATtctgtaattttttaattttcatttcattttagcTCGATTTGATAAATAGACAATCTTTCAAAATTGTAAAAAAGATAGTTTTGTGAAATTACTAAACATATCTACACTttgatttttacatattatatTGATAAATCTTATCATAGCGAATGAGGTGAATAAGGGTCTGATTTTGGTGGGAACAAAGAAAGGGGTGAGGGATTGGGGAGATGCGAGGAATGAAGGCGAAGGAATGAGAGGGAAGTAGGGTTGAGTAGTAGGAAAGGGGAGCATCGGAAGAGGAGAGGAGAATGTATCGACTAGTTTCATCGGTTACTAGGGAAGATGCCGTTGAGGGCTTGGGGGAGATGTGAGGAATGAAGTGGGGTTGGGTAGTAGTAGTAGAAAGAGGGAGCCTCGAAAGAGAAGAGGAGAATGTATTGGCTAGTTTCATTGGATATTGAGAAAGAAGTTGAGGTATATATATTATGGGAAAATGATTGGGTGATGTTGGAGAACAAAGTTTATGTGAGAAAGGTGGTAAATTGGTCTATTGTGATAGACAAATCTTGAGATGATCATGTATCtcaattttcatttcattttatcttgatttaaTCGACAATCTTTGTAActtgcataaaaaataatttgatgaagATTATCATAGCAAAGGAGGTGAAAAAGGGTTCCAATTTGGTGGGCGCAAAGagttttttgcttttcttttcacATAGATTTGTTTCACACTAGTGTCAAAAGCCAACTGTTATTTTTGTGTATAACATCATTCAACAATATAACAGTACATTCTTCTTAAAATTATCCTTCTACAACAATCTTATTCAcatattaattaaattaactGTCCCATTTATGTTGTTAGTCATGtatgttcataatttaaaaaaggCACTGATACCTCAAAGTGCTGATCAATGTTCTTGGCGATCAAATACATCATAAGAAGATCCTTCTCATCATATGTTCGAAAAATACACTACTAACAAACCCCAATCACGGATAAAATTAAGGGAAAAGAATTGGGAAAATACACGGAATTGTACTCACAATCTCGATAAATAGTTAGAGCACAAGCACAGTAGATGCTACTCCTTTTCGAAAAATCCTGCTATCTCCTACAAATGACCCTATGAAGTTCACATAAGATGAAAAATACTAAGCTCGGTTGCTTTCGCTATTTTGCTATGTTGCTCGGACCCTTAaaaaaatgtcaatgggtgcaCGGTCCATGTCAGATTATCCAAAAACAAAGTATTTTTTacgaatccgacacgggtgcagcatcatttttgaagagtccgagcaatgTAGCcaatttattgattttcttttggtgGATGGGCAGTGAAGGAATAGGGGAGGTTTAGACTTTGTTGTTTTATTAGCAGACTTATCAACCTATGTTGCTCAGACACTTCAAAAATGTAGGCGGGtgcatgtcggatcctccaaagtAGTGTATTGTTGAAGGATCCGACaagggtgcggcaacatttttggagagttcgagcaacatagttATCAACTACAACTACACATCAAGGCTTGAACTTTTTCTCTTCTTGTGTATAGAAAGATTCATATGTTGCCACTCTGGTTTTTGATTCAGGTAGCCCCATTTCTTCACTGAACCCCATTGTCATTTTCAAGAAGTCTCCCTTGTGCAATACTTCCCATTCCTACAAAGCATTTCCATAAGCCAACAGAAAAATTAAGGACTTGCTTTTACAGAACATTAGTTAAAGAGGAAGCAACTTTGACGCGCTCTCTAATTTTCTcttgttgtgtgtgtgtgtgtgagttcCTAAGTTTAGCCTTGCACATAGTAGCGGAACCATGATAGTCAAAACATAAAGAAGTAAAATACATGAAGAAGTCGAGGGGACTCCACGCATAATATACATACGAAGAGATGCCAGCAAGTGTGGCTCTTCCACGGCTTGCGAACACACACAATTTGGTATGAGGACCCGTATATTGCTCCTGCAATAAAGAGGCAACTATGCCTCAATCCCAAGCAAGTTGGGTTCAGCTATATGATTCTCACTTTCGGGATCTCTAACACGATACCAAATAAAGATCCCTCATTGAGGCTATGGCATACTACGGAACAATCAGCAAAGAAGTTACTCCAGTTGATGGAGAAAATCACGATGAATATTTTCAAGCTCAAACGAATACTCTGCTTATAATTCAAAAATTGTGGAAGAATTAGTCGAGACTTCTTGGAAGAAAGATGATGAAACTAAAAAGGACAAGCAGCACAAAGGAAACATGAGGGATGCTAGAGAATTGTTTCTTTTTATAACCGTAGTGTTTGGGCCAACTTGCGTatacctcaactaattccacgggatacatATCACCTCCCAACAACAGCATGTACCAGAtaactttgtccaccaaggctaggattGGACAAATGAGAAGAAATCATCTAGTGTTTTTATATGCTAGAGAACTGCCGTTATCAGCAAGGATTAAATAAACTTGCTTTTTCTAGAACGGCTCAAAGAGCATAAAGGAAGTAAGAGATTGCACATCGATAGAAGACCTAACAATTCTTAAATTATATACGATTATGTTGTGGGTTTTGTTTCTACAACAAACAAAGACTTCCTAGGTTGGTAACCTAAGGTGCGGCCACAATGGGGGAACAGAAAGAGACCAAGATTCCCGTGTTTGATTTCATACATGGATCTACCGCAACTTCATTGTAGAGCTCAGGATTACCCTATTTTACACAGATTCAGAGAAATGTTGATTATATGCTCATTAAATTTTTACAAAACCCGGTCACCTACTTTGGACTTAAGATTGGACAACCAAAAAATAGATATAACCACTGCAACATAATGCATATTATAAATGCACAGTTCCAatcaaaatgaaaagaaaggaaaacggGACCATAGAAAAAGCATATTCCTCTTTGTATCTAGTCCAACAAGCGATGAAGACAAGCAGATATATATGATCTCAAATTTACCTCAAAGTTCCATTCCCCGTATAAATCTGGATCGTTCTTGTTAACCCAAACATATGTTTCAGCCTGCAATGTCTTGGAACTATCCTGCAAAGCCAAGATATACTTTACAAACCAAATACAATCGCACATTGTTAAATCTAAAATGAACTGTATCACTAAAATTTACGCCAAAACCAAACAAATAGACTGGATCTTAATAAATCAAACCTTAATAAAGGTAAGGGGTTAGAAAGGAAACATGGTTCGATCATGTCACAGAAAATATTTGTGCTGGCTCTTAAATTTTTTACTAGAACTCAAAAGCTAAGTAATAGTCCTCCATGGTTGTCTATCCCTCCAAACTAGAAACTTCATCCTTGTAAACCAAGAAACTTCACGGGGAAGATGGCAAATGAAGTTCCACTTTTAGTAGCACTATTGATAGTAAATTCTAAACCTATGAGGAACGAAGGATATGGAATCTTTAAACTAATCGGCAAAGGCCAAAGCAATATATAGGACACGTAGGCGTAAATGCAAGTACTCTAGCACGAGCAGAATTCATTACAGTGCTTAATGAACACCGCACTAAGGAAACTTAAGAGCCTGTTTGGATTGGCTTTGAACTTTTggcttatttttatgattttggctTAAAACCAAGTGCTTATAAGCACTATTTTATTTTACCCAAACACCACAAAAGTGATTAAAAGTTATTTTGGCTTAAAAGCACTTAAAATAAGCCAATCCAAACAGTAACGTGGTATCTTCTTTAGTAATTTATCTTTTGCCTCAATGAGTCTGCAGCAGTAATTTTCTCCCAGGAATAGTTCAGTAGATCCAATAAATAGGAACATTTGAACTCTCAAAAAGATCTTATGCTGTGCTTGAGAGTTGAGccataaaaaaagattttacatAAATGCCAAAATTTTTAAGAACTTCAGTGAATCAATACCATCAGGGAAACATCAACAGTCGTCTTTTCATACTCAAAATCCTCAAATGCATCCAGGATATTCAGTTCAGGAACAGTGATATCCAACAGAACCTGCAATTTCGTTCAAACAAGCGTATTTAGAAGATCTGCAAGGGGGATAGATCCAAAATATTCAGGTCTCAAGAACTGCAGCAGTAAATTGTTCTCACTTCTAGTAGTTAATTACAAAGTACATGTAATGTGCCCTGGACCTCAATAATGGAAGGCCATCCTTTCATTCACCATCGAATCATcagttaggggtcgtttggtagagtgtataagaatagtaTTGAATAGGGTGTGTTAGTAATGCTAGGATTAGTAATTTTGGGATTAGATTATGCTGAGATTATTTCGTTTACACTGTTGGTTTGATGTATCAAGGCAGTTTCGTCTTTACCCATGTTTATCCATGTACTAATAAGCCTTGTATTACTAGTATCATGGTTTGCTTTGTAGTTATACGCCCTATAATACTAAATTGAGTGTCTAACTAATAGATGTATTATTTTATCTTCCTATTAAACAACTTCTTAGAGTAAAAGCTATCTTATGACGAAACTAAGAGCAAGAGCTAATGTTAAGCAGGTACTACTTGTTGAAGAGGTTATTTGCCAAAATAAAGCAAAAGAAAGCTATGTGCCACAGATAAGACGTTGATAGTATCGGGTCTCTGTGTGCTTTTTTCTTTTAACCCCCTCCCATAAAACTCAATTATATTCAGTTCCGCTAACCGTAGTAAAAGTGCAACAGAAACCAAACCATTAACACACCAGTTTAGTCATGCCTGACAGGTAAAGAGTGATAGAACGTAAAGATCCCAGAAGTAAACTAGTAAAGTGAGGGAAAAAGCCAAAGTCATCACGAATGGAATAGAATAATAACAGGAACACTTTAGAATTGACGTTTGCAGCCAAAATGTTTCTGGTGATTGATCGTTAAGCATGTCGAAAACAGCTCATAAGGATGCCAAATACAGAATACAGACGTGGTGAATGCTCTAAAATAACAAAGTGGGGGTGGTTCAAAAGACCTTCCTGCCAACGCTCTACAAAGAAAGATAAATACATAAAGAACGtaaaaagggaattctacaacaaacaaaaataataaaaagttcaACAAACCTTCCCATTAACTCTTTTGTTTTCAATTGGTAGGATGGCAGGATAAACACGCCCTTTGATGCTAAACCTATGACTACACCAAAATAACAGAATCAGCTGTCACCGCTATtaagatatgaaaaaaatatatcccTCCATCACTTAGAGAAACAATGCACACAACAAGTAAACACAACTTGGCTTTGCATACACGTAAAACAGGAAAAAAAATCCGATTATGAGCATTTATTAGTCAACGGGTAAACACAACTTGAGAATGCATATAACCAAAACTACAGTAAATCTCATTGCCAAACGTGAAGTAGTATTGGTACACATTGATCCAGTATTTTCCAGGAACCTTTTTAATTACAAGTTCTGTCAGTTTGTTTAGAGTTTTATGAGTCAATAGAAAACGTAGTTCAGTGTCAGATAACTCTTAATctgactaaaaattataatttatagagAACTAAATTAAACAGCTCCAAATGGGGCAAcatgaaaatatattcaaaacaGCCGAGCTGAACTAGCTTGGGATTGAGGCACAGTCATTGTCATTATTAAGTCTCATTACCAAGCAATATGAAAATTATGCTGAAGGTAGCTCAATCTCATAGAAAAATAAACACAAGCAGAATCAGTTGCCTGAAATTTCATATAACAGTACTTAAAGTATAGTCCATGTAATACAGATTGTTTCAACCAGGCaacataaaattgcaagtccaaacaaaatttcaatttcaagagTGTGTTCGGTATGAAAACATTTCCAATTTTCCCATGTTCGGTTGAtcatatatttttgaaaacattttctcaaagaaaacaagctccttaaaatgagaaaaatggctTCTCTAGTGAAAATAGAGAAAACAAATTCCACTAACGACATTCCACATTGATTGTGTCCTCCTCGCCCCCTTATCCCCGCCATCCCACACCTCAACCTCTACACCCTAGCTcctatattacaacaacaacaacatacctagtgaaatcccacaagtggggtctagaGAGGGCAGAGTGTATCCAAATCCTACCACTACCTCGTAGAGGTAGAGAGGTGGTTTCTGAAAGACCCTCAACTCAAGTGCAGCAAAATTCAAGTacagaaaagaatgaaaaagcaaAGAAAATATAGCAACTAACAAAGGAAGCAGTGCAAAACCTACAAGAAAGggacaagaacaacaacaaaattagtgTGATAATTGAACACAATTGACAACACACGATGATGGGTAGCAAAACCAAGGACAATTATAACGACAAA is a genomic window containing:
- the LOC107849464 gene encoding glycosyltransferase family protein 64 C3-like encodes the protein MNYSIILLFSFHVITILSMSFFVISLRTGLLPSDPCTHQQPDPQKLRPDQMTVLINGYSVHRLPLLHSIAATYAAASSVSAVIILWSNPTTPPYLLTNLTSSAAPITVLRQPSSSLNLRFYPQQTITTRAVLIADDDIQPDPDSINFAFNVWRSNPDRVIGPFVRAHGYDLTNKSWMYTMDHDKYSIVLTKLMVLSSNYLYKYTCNAQYTQLKLEVEKRNNCEDILMNFVVANEVNKGPILVGTKKGVRDWGDARNEGEGREEREVGLSSRKGEHRKRRGECIGEFHRLMGKMPLRYGYGKVMDDIGEQGLCEKGGKLVFCDRQSFK
- the LOC107849474 gene encoding AIG2-like protein D, with amino-acid sequence MASLPQSTLNVFVYGSLLADDIVRALLKRVPLSNPAILHNYHRFSIKGRVYPAILPIENKRVNGKVLLDITVPELNILDAFEDFEYEKTTVDVSLMDSSKTLQAETYVWVNKNDPDLYGEWNFEEWEVLHKGDFLKMTMGFSEEMGLPESKTRVATYESFYTQEEKKFKP